The genomic stretch GACATAGTCACTGAGCGTCGCGGTGATGTGAAATTTGACGCGGAATTCGGGGAGGCGTGGGATATCGATGTCGGTGAGATCCCCGATGAGAAACGCGTACGTTCCATAACGACGGTTCAATCGATCGCTGACCGCTCGTACACGTCGGAGATATGGATCTCGGTAGCTTCCGAGGACGAGATAGGCAGTCTGGTCGCGGTCGTAGATTGCTGGCGTCTCACTGTTGGCCCACGACAGAATCTGCGTCGCTTCGGTAGCCCCGACGTCAAGGCCCCGGAGTGCCCGCTGTACGGCTGTCATGATTTTGCCTGCGTTCGGGGGAACGGACGGCCCACTCATATTGGTGGACACAATTGACTGGGCCATAGGCGTTTCTGATTGACTCAGTAAAATACCGATTTTATTGACTTAGTTCACCCAAACCATTATGCAGGCGAGCAGGCTATATTGAGATATGAGCCACACGGCCCCGGAGGGATTCGAGGACCCGTTTGCAGAGCAGCGACAAATGCGCGAGCTGCTCTCACAGGAGACTCGACACCTCATCATCCAGTTAATCCTTGGTCACCCGGCTCACCTCATGTCGCTGGCCGAGCTTGACTACATGATTCCGAAGAACGAGGCAGCGATTCTCGATCAGCTTAAACGACTTCGAGAGGCGGGTATCCTCGACGTCTACGTTCACGAACCGAATGCGTCGACGCGGAATCTTCCCTCGAAGTTCTGGGGGCCGACCGAGCGTGGCGTCGAAATTCTGTACGAGCACAACTTCCTCCGGGGTGTCCCAATAGCACGCGCGGTCTATGAGGAGACGAAAAATCTGAGCGAGTGCTGCGTCATGAGGGGGCACCGCGACCAGTGCTTCCTGTAGCTGTCGCTGATGCCCTCGCATTCGATGAACCCTAGTCCGAGCTACTACTCGGACCTGCCCGAACTACGTTCGAGCGTGGAACGTGTCACCGCACCGTGGCTTGAGCGCAAAGAAAACGACGTTGACCACTGCTCTCTGGTGAGAGATGCTATGGTCATGGCAGCGTTGTACGCCATGTCAATCGGAAAGAACTCTTGACGTTTGGTGACTGGCCGCACGCCCTCTCAACGTTCTTCACTGAGGTGAAGATACGTCTCCAGTTTTGTTACGACCTGTTCGACGAAGCCATCCGTCACGCGTCCTTGCCAGGCGACAAAGTCCTCACTTCGCGGCGAATGGACCGCCCATGGAGAGACGTACGATTCCCGAGGGACACCACCGATTTCCCAGACGTCTTCTGAGAGGGCTACCGAATCGTCGTACGCTTTCGTCGAGATGGCGACTGGCGATGTACTGTTCGCCGCCGAACGGGTGCGTATCGTTGTTGACGACGAGCCACGGACGTTGTCTATCATTCCCGAGTTTGAACGGATCTGCACTCCGTACGACGTCGCCGCGCTCCGGTTGCATTTAGGATTTGTCCTCGCGTTCGCCTCGTTCGCTTGGGTGTGGCGTCTTTGGGGCCGTCAAGTCCCACTCGTCGGCGTCGATGCCGCCCTCGTTCTCGTTCAGTCGCTCGCTCGCGATGTGGAGGTCGTATGCATCGACGAGTCGAGATTCGTCGGGTGTAATCGCCCAGTATTCTCCCCGGTGGCGAACGAGACGACGTGCCTTCAGCCTCGACAGGGCGGTTCCGACTGTGTTCGGGTTCTCGCCGATAGCACTGGCAATCTCAGACCGGGTGAATGCCTGGTCGCGGTGTGTGTACAGATATGAAACCACCTGCTCGGGGACCGTTGGCCCCTGTGGAAGGTCTCCGGATTCGAAGTCGTCGATGCTCACGGGCATGACCTGAAATTGGTGTGCTGATGTAATTAGTGTACTGCTGTACCACGAGGGTTCAGCTACGAGGATTTAAGCGTGAATTGACTCGGTATTAAATATAGACGTACGGTTCTGGGAAGACTGCCGCGTAGGCAACTGGCAGACCACTCCTTCGTATACCCACTATAAAAACAGCTATACCAACAGAGAGGGAAGAGTGTGCTAAGTGCAATGCCCACGAAGGAGCTTCCAGAAAGTGCACCGGGAAAGTACGTCCCCTCCCATCCCCACCCGTACTATTCCCCCGAGTCGCTTCCTGTAGAGCCGAAGCACGATCTCACCGATCAGACACACGATCTGGTGGCTGATGCCGCGTATCAAATCGGTCGCGTGGACGGTATCATCTCGACAATTGACTTCTCCGCAGTTCTCTACACCTCCCTCATTCGCATCGAAGCTGTCGAATCCGCACGAATCGAAGGGGCAGAGGTCGCATATGAAGACGTCGAGGCGTATCATACAAGACACCCCGCAGACGAGACTGAATCCAGAATCGAGAAAGACCTACAAGAGGCGCTCAACTACGAGACTGCGCTCACGTACGGACTCGAACGAATCGAGAGTGGCGCGTCAATAACCCTCTCGCTCATCAAAGAACTCCATTCGATGCTGCTCGAAGACGTTCGAAACGAGGGTGACATCGTCGGCGAATTCCGCGACCACATGGTTCATCTTTCGAGTCCACAGCCAGGACAGCGTCCGTTCGTCCCACCGACGCCCGAGGCGCTCGATGGGCTCATGCAGTCACTCGCATCGTACATCCAGCTGGGTGGGCAGTATCATCCACTCGTCGATGCTGCTATCATCCACTACTTCTTCGAGACCGTTCATCCATTCTCTGACGGAAACGGTCGCCTTGGTCGCCTCCTCATCATCCTCTTTTTGGCAAGTAAGGGCTACCTCGAAAGTCCCTACATCTACCCGAGTGCGTATTTCAACCGGCACAAAGTCGAGTACGTCGAACGGATGCGTGCGGTGAGCGAAGAGGGTGCGTGGGACGAGTGGCTCACGTTCTTCCTCGAAGGCCTCCGAAGCCAAGCGGCGACGTCCTACGACCGGACACACCAGCTTCGAGAGCTCCAAACGCGCTACGAACAGGAGTACCCAGGCGCTACGAGCACGGACCGGTTCGCTCGGCAGTTGCTCCAGTATCCGTACTTCACTACACTCGACCTCGTGGAGTATCTCGACGTTTCACGCAGAACTGCCTACAAGGTCGTCGACGATCTCGAAGCAGATGGGCTCGTAGCAGAAGTGACCGGCAAAGAACGCGGCAAAGAGTACAAAGCAGTCGACGTGTTCGAGATT from Haladaptatus sp. QDMS2 encodes the following:
- a CDS encoding Fic family protein, which translates into the protein MPTKELPESAPGKYVPSHPHPYYSPESLPVEPKHDLTDQTHDLVADAAYQIGRVDGIISTIDFSAVLYTSLIRIEAVESARIEGAEVAYEDVEAYHTRHPADETESRIEKDLQEALNYETALTYGLERIESGASITLSLIKELHSMLLEDVRNEGDIVGEFRDHMVHLSSPQPGQRPFVPPTPEALDGLMQSLASYIQLGGQYHPLVDAAIIHYFFETVHPFSDGNGRLGRLLIILFLASKGYLESPYIYPSAYFNRHKVEYVERMRAVSEEGAWDEWLTFFLEGLRSQAATSYDRTHQLRELQTRYEQEYPGATSTDRFARQLLQYPYFTTLDLVEYLDVSRRTAYKVVDDLEADGLVAEVTGKERGKEYKAVDVFEILE
- a CDS encoding MarR family transcriptional regulator, with product MPVSIDDFESGDLPQGPTVPEQVVSYLYTHRDQAFTRSEIASAIGENPNTVGTALSRLKARRLVRHRGEYWAITPDESRLVDAYDLHIASERLNENEGGIDADEWDLTAPKTPHPSERGEREDKS
- a CDS encoding ArsR family transcriptional regulator, which produces MSHTAPEGFEDPFAEQRQMRELLSQETRHLIIQLILGHPAHLMSLAELDYMIPKNEAAILDQLKRLREAGILDVYVHEPNASTRNLPSKFWGPTERGVEILYEHNFLRGVPIARAVYEETKNLSECCVMRGHRDQCFL